The following is a genomic window from Deltaproteobacteria bacterium.
ACGCGCGCTCGACCGAGGCACACACCTGCCCGGCGTTGGCGAACGCGCCCCACACGAGCGAGCCGACCGCGTGTTCGACGTCGGCGTCCTCGCACACGATGGCGGGGTCCTTGCCGCCCAGCTCCATGGAGCAGGGGATCAGCAGGCGGCCGCACTCCGCGGCGACCATCTGGCCGACGTCGGTGGAGCCGGTGAAGTTGACGTAGTTCACGTCCTGGCTGATGAGCTTGAAGGCCATCGAGCCGGCCATCGGCAGCACCTGATACAGGTCGGCGTCGAGCCCGGCGTCGTCGAACAGTTCGCGGCACTTGAGCGCGATGAGCGGCGTGATCGAGGCGGGCTTGTGCACGACGGCGTTGCCCGCGATGAGCGCCATGATGATCTCGCCCGTCGGAATCGTGAACGGGAAATTCCACGGGCTGATGCACAGCAGCACGCCGTAGGGGCGGTAGTTGATGTAGCTCTTGCGGTACTTCACGAGGTGCATGGGGATCGGATCGTCGGCGAGAATCTTCGGCGCGCGTTTGCAGAAATACGCCGTGAGATCGACGATCGGCATGACCTCGGTCTCCATCGCCTCCATGAGCGGCTTGCCGTTCTCGCGGGCAATCAGCTCGCAGACCTCCTCCGCGCGTTCGACGAGGGCGTACTGGAATTTTTTGATGATCGAAACCCGTTCATCCAGGGACTTCGACGCCCAGCGGCGCTGGGCCGCGCGCGCCCGTTTGATCGCGTCGACGCCTTCCTCGAAGCTGTACGATTTGACCTCGCCCAACACCTCGTCGGTGGCGGGATTGTGCACGGTGATCATGTTGCTCATGGCCCTCTCCTGTGATCCCGAATCGAAATGACGGAGCGTTCCCCTCGAACAGGCAAGAAGTTTGACACAGTTGAACGCAAAGAAAAAGGGTCGATTCGCCCCGCGCAAATCCCGAAAAACCGGGCACAAATGCAAGGATTCAGAGGGATTTTTCCGCCAGTGCGACCAACCCCCGCCGGTGCACGCCGTCCGGAGCGATCACGCACTCCTCGCGCAGGGTGCGAAGGCGCGATCCCCGTGAGCGGATGTCGGCCATCGTCGCGGCGATCGGCGCGCGCAGCGACGTCTCTTCCAGGTGCATGTCGTCCCCGAGCGATACGACGTGAATCGAACGGGGCGCTGCCTCGTCGGCTGCGAGCCGCACTCCGTGGAGGAGGGCCGCGTCGCGCAGGCGGTCCGTGACGAAAAACGGCGGAGTCTCGCAGGTGACGTCCTCGGCCGCATTCGCCGTGCATGCGTGGAACGCGACGGGCCTCGGTTCTGCCCGGCCGGCCAGCCTCTCCCACATCGTGTCGAAACCGTTCTCCGTCAGGCGTAGTCGCCGCGCGTCGTTCCCGCGCAGGCACTCGATGTACGCGCCGGGTGTGGGCTCGGGGTCGGCGCGGCCGATCCAGCCGAGCTTGGTGAACGTCCCCGCGAGGAGGATCGCCGCGAGCCCGATGGCGGCCGTGAGCCGAAGCGACCGCGACGTCATGCGTTCACGGGCCAAGGACCACGCGTCTCGACCGGCATCGACCGCCACGATGAGCAGCAGCTCGTGCAGCAACGAGCAGGCGTTCGCCGCGTTGCTGCGCGCGGTGAGGACGAGGGCGTACACCAGGATGAAAGCGATCGACGCGAGCAGGAAACGCCGCCGCGCGACACGCGCGCTGCTGCGTCGGATGCCGAACGCGACGGCGAGAATGACCCCGGCTGCTTCGGCGACGACCCACGGTCCGGCCTGATCCAGCAGCGCCTCGCGAAGGAAGACCCGGAAGAAACCGGCCCGCGCGAGCCGGGTGATCGGCGCGCCGTGTTCCAGTTCATGAAAGTACCATTCGACGTAATTGCGCCCATGCAGTACGACCCACGGCGCGATGAC
Proteins encoded in this region:
- a CDS encoding aldehyde dehydrogenase family protein is translated as MSNMITVHNPATDEVLGEVKSYSFEEGVDAIKRARAAQRRWASKSLDERVSIIKKFQYALVERAEEVCELIARENGKPLMEAMETEVMPIVDLTAYFCKRAPKILADDPIPMHLVKYRKSYINYRPYGVLLCISPWNFPFTIPTGEIIMALIAGNAVVHKPASITPLIALKCRELFDDAGLDADLYQVLPMAGSMAFKLISQDVNYVNFTGSTDVGQMVAAECGRLLIPCSMELGGKDPAIVCEDADVEHAVGSLVWGAFANAGQVCASVERAYVHESIYDEVVKKVVERVSKLKVGNPIEDGVSMGPMTDPGQLKVVINQMEEAKKAGAKFLTGGYKIEGPGQFYAPTVIVDVDDSFECVREETFGPTLPIMKYRTEDEAIRRANDSKFGLNAYVFSTNKFKAKRIAEQLEAGTVMVNEVLLTHGLPETPWGGVKTSGVGRVHSDEGLRGLCIPYHINYDLVRQPAWSPFWQPYTHKMYHGMVATIRAMWGRGLGGKIEGVKDLFNIRAKIANGANGSGRAPGAPAGQKA